A genomic region of Desulfomonilaceae bacterium contains the following coding sequences:
- the trsS gene encoding radical SAM (seleno)protein TrsS, whose protein sequence is MSETGSVCPECLARIPASRVAVGRDVYMTKSCPEHGPFSAILWRGDPSYISWTRPKIPCSPSNPNAETNLGCPFDCGLCPEHRQQTCVALLEVTQRCNLSCYYCFADSQCQNKPDPDLSVVRSWYETLLATGHPCNVQLSGGEPTLRDDLPAIIALGRELGVEFIQLNTNGLRLAQDPSFAKSLKDAGLSSVFLQFDGISDDVYRNLRGKSLLQIKLEAIRICDVLELGVILVPTLVPGVNVGQIGSIIRFAIENIKVIRGVHFQPVSHFGRYPNTPTDKDRLTLPEVIKNIEIQTDGLIKSESFRPPGCENALCSFHGNFVVLPEGRVKALTRYKVTNSCCEFERAEEGATKARDFVAGRWRYPIQDDFSEQQNSFSFGEWDILLERTRTHSLCISGMAFQDAWNLDLERLKDCCIHVVTSDGKMVPFCAYNLTGSRGHSIYR, encoded by the coding sequence TTGTCTGAAACGGGGAGTGTTTGCCCGGAATGTCTTGCGAGAATTCCAGCTTCAAGGGTCGCTGTCGGGCGGGACGTGTACATGACAAAATCCTGTCCCGAACATGGTCCGTTCAGCGCTATACTCTGGAGAGGAGACCCGTCCTATATATCTTGGACTCGCCCCAAGATCCCCTGTTCTCCATCCAACCCAAACGCTGAAACAAATCTGGGCTGTCCATTTGATTGCGGCCTTTGCCCGGAGCATCGACAACAAACGTGCGTCGCCTTGCTCGAGGTGACTCAAAGGTGCAACTTGAGCTGCTACTATTGTTTTGCTGATTCTCAGTGTCAAAACAAGCCTGATCCCGACCTCAGTGTCGTTAGAAGCTGGTACGAAACTTTGCTTGCCACAGGGCATCCATGCAATGTTCAGCTTTCGGGTGGTGAACCGACACTTCGTGATGACCTGCCTGCCATTATTGCCCTCGGCAGGGAACTTGGAGTTGAGTTCATTCAATTGAACACAAATGGATTACGCCTGGCGCAAGACCCCTCTTTCGCCAAATCTCTCAAAGATGCTGGGTTATCATCGGTGTTCTTGCAGTTTGATGGGATAAGCGATGATGTATACAGAAACCTGAGGGGAAAATCGCTTCTACAAATTAAGTTGGAAGCTATTCGGATCTGCGACGTTCTCGAGTTGGGAGTCATTCTTGTTCCTACGCTGGTCCCAGGAGTAAATGTGGGCCAGATCGGTAGTATAATTCGATTTGCTATTGAGAATATCAAAGTGATTCGCGGTGTCCATTTTCAGCCTGTCAGTCATTTTGGAAGGTATCCCAATACTCCTACGGACAAGGATCGACTGACATTGCCGGAAGTTATCAAAAACATCGAAATCCAAACTGATGGTCTCATCAAGTCGGAGAGTTTCCGCCCTCCGGGATGCGAGAACGCCCTATGCTCTTTTCATGGAAACTTTGTTGTATTGCCTGAAGGTAGAGTGAAGGCGTTAACAAGGTACAAAGTTACGAATTCTTGTTGCGAATTCGAAAGAGCTGAGGAAGGAGCGACAAAAGCCAGAGATTTTGTCGCTGGGCGATGGCGTTATCCTATTCAGGATGATTTCAGCGAACAACAAAATTCTTTTTCGTTTGGCGAGTGGGATATTTTACTTGAACGCACTCGGACGCACAGCCTCTGTATCTCCGGCATGGCATTTCAGGACGCATGGAATCTGGATCTCGAAAGACTTAAAGATTGTTGCATTCACGTGGTAACCTCCGATGGTAAAATGGTTCCGTTTTGCGCATACAACTTGACAGGATCTCGAGGCCATTCGATTTACAGATGA
- a CDS encoding DVU_1553 family AMP-dependent CoA ligase has protein sequence MDKTPLEQWIASKVSRCSDAQNLSRKDLEHYQLNRLRNIIRYVQDRSPFYRKHLARFSLARLQHLEYFQTLPFTTVEDLRTKGPEFLCVSQNEIKRVVTLPDSDPMVKPRRVYFTADEIDLTLDFFYHGMMSIVRPGQKVLVLMPGERPDTVGDLLVRALSRIDVQGTVHGLVQDPGFTIQEILRIRPDALVAIPVQALSIVRHEDSSLIPKGLIKNVLLSSDYVSPAIVEELGRVLKCGVFNHYGTTEMGFGGGVECSALHGYHLREADLFIEIVDPVSGLPQPDGIYGEVVFSTLTRRGMPLLRYRTGDISRFLTDPCPCGTVLRRLDTIMGRLTDFVRLGQSHWLCISDLDDILFSVPGVLNFSAVLTNDREKDLLEIKIKVGNTEGRSILETVFSVLTHAHVISEAITDGSLSLKSVTFDKENLVNPSAVKRAIQDKRKTARLR, from the coding sequence ATGGATAAAACACCACTCGAACAATGGATCGCCTCCAAAGTCTCGAGATGTTCGGACGCTCAAAACCTCTCTAGAAAAGATCTCGAACATTACCAGTTAAACAGACTGCGAAACATTATTCGGTATGTCCAGGACAGAAGCCCGTTTTATCGGAAACATCTAGCTCGATTTTCGCTGGCCCGGCTACAACATCTGGAATATTTCCAGACACTTCCATTTACAACAGTCGAAGATTTGCGCACAAAAGGGCCGGAATTCCTGTGTGTCTCCCAAAACGAAATCAAACGGGTTGTTACATTACCGGATTCAGATCCTATGGTTAAGCCGAGACGGGTATATTTTACCGCAGACGAAATCGACCTGACACTTGATTTCTTTTATCACGGCATGATGTCCATTGTGAGACCTGGACAGAAGGTTTTAGTTCTAATGCCGGGAGAGAGACCCGACACTGTGGGTGACCTTCTGGTCAGGGCATTGAGCAGGATAGATGTTCAGGGAACTGTTCATGGGCTGGTCCAGGACCCCGGTTTTACCATTCAGGAGATTCTGCGAATAAGACCCGACGCTCTGGTGGCTATCCCTGTCCAGGCGCTTTCCATTGTCCGTCACGAAGATTCGTCGTTGATACCCAAAGGTCTGATAAAGAATGTCTTGCTAAGTTCGGATTACGTTTCACCTGCCATTGTTGAGGAATTGGGTCGTGTATTGAAATGCGGGGTATTCAATCATTACGGGACGACTGAAATGGGATTTGGCGGAGGTGTAGAGTGTTCGGCTTTGCACGGGTATCATTTAAGAGAGGCTGATTTGTTCATTGAGATTGTCGATCCAGTTTCAGGTCTCCCTCAACCAGATGGCATATACGGTGAAGTTGTTTTTTCTACATTGACGCGACGGGGCATGCCGTTACTACGTTATCGCACGGGTGACATTTCCAGATTTTTGACCGATCCCTGTCCTTGCGGAACGGTTCTGCGCAGGCTGGACACTATCATGGGACGACTGACTGATTTTGTGCGTTTAGGACAATCTCACTGGTTGTGTATTTCAGATTTGGATGACATCCTTTTTTCAGTTCCGGGAGTATTGAACTTTAGCGCTGTCTTAACCAATGATCGTGAAAAGGACCTCCTGGAGATAAAGATCAAAGTGGGAAATACAGAAGGACGAAGTATACTTGAAACGGTTTTTTCTGTTTTGACCCATGCCCATGTAATCTCGGAAGCGATTACGGATGGGTCCCTTTCGCTTAAATCGGTGACCTTTGACAAAGAAAACCTGGTTAATCCCAGCGCAGTCAAAAGAGCCATTCAAGACAAGAGAAAGACTGCTCGACTTCGGTGA
- a CDS encoding DVU_1551 family NTP transferase — protein sequence MKQERFTALVLAAGYSSRMVDFKPLLKFGAETVLELIISLFSGTGISDIRVVVGYRAHDITPLLERRNIKWITNEKYQDGMMSSVKAGVETIDSSRDAFFVIPVDIPLIRRPTILEMIRAFRESGKLICYPSFLGKRGHPPLISARYRGEILQWEAPGGLGSFLKQKNTDAIDVNVTDERILLDMDTPEDYRHLLKRYDERDFPSRKECMAILNRNLSTKDEGLVAHSCMVAEIARCLGQALNQIGHELNLGLILAAALLHDVARVHPNHAKVAAQMLRDLDYPDVAEIVENHMNCSNMNGSHITERDVVSLSDKLVLGSRLVSLETRFEKQLECSQFNQVLLELVQQRLSDAKKLRDRLEQELGQQIAILLPEMMKKNQYEQISNILAQTWRS from the coding sequence TTGAAACAAGAAAGATTCACGGCCTTAGTGCTTGCTGCAGGCTATTCATCACGTATGGTGGATTTCAAGCCTCTCTTGAAATTTGGAGCGGAAACTGTTCTCGAGCTGATAATTTCTCTTTTTTCGGGGACTGGGATTTCGGATATTCGCGTTGTCGTAGGGTATCGCGCTCATGATATTACGCCACTACTCGAACGGCGGAACATCAAGTGGATCACGAATGAAAAATACCAGGATGGTATGATGTCGTCCGTTAAAGCAGGTGTTGAGACTATTGACTCCTCCCGGGACGCATTTTTCGTCATACCTGTAGACATTCCTTTAATTAGAAGGCCCACCATTCTGGAGATGATTCGCGCTTTCCGGGAATCCGGAAAATTGATTTGCTATCCTAGTTTTCTCGGCAAGAGAGGTCACCCACCGCTGATCTCGGCCCGATATCGTGGGGAAATATTGCAATGGGAAGCCCCTGGTGGGCTCGGGAGTTTTCTCAAACAAAAGAACACCGACGCAATAGATGTTAATGTTACGGACGAGCGCATTCTCCTCGACATGGACACACCGGAGGATTATCGACATCTGCTCAAGAGATATGACGAACGTGACTTTCCTTCCCGCAAAGAATGCATGGCCATTCTAAACAGAAACTTATCCACAAAAGATGAAGGACTGGTGGCTCACTCGTGTATGGTGGCTGAAATAGCCCGATGCCTGGGACAGGCTCTAAACCAGATCGGGCATGAGTTGAACTTGGGTTTGATTTTAGCAGCGGCGCTTCTACACGATGTCGCTAGAGTCCACCCAAACCATGCGAAGGTCGCGGCCCAGATGCTTCGAGACCTGGATTACCCGGATGTTGCGGAAATCGTCGAAAATCACATGAACTGTTCTAATATGAATGGCTCTCACATTACTGAGAGAGATGTTGTTAGCCTGTCCGACAAACTGGTCTTGGGGAGTCGGCTGGTGTCATTGGAAACACGCTTCGAGAAACAATTAGAGTGTTCCCAGTTCAACCAGGTACTCCTTGAATTGGTTCAACAGAGGCTTTCCGACGCCAAGAAACTCAGGGATCGGTTAGAGCAGGAATTGGGTCAGCAGATCGCTATTTTGCTTCCAGAAATGATGAAGAAAAACCAGTATGAACAAATCTCAAATATACTTGCTCAGACATGGAGAAGTTGA
- the cobC gene encoding alpha-ribazole phosphatase: MNKSQIYLLRHGEVDRHYAGRYVGQVDAPLNDKGVEQARYWRHQLDVSSFSLIYSSDLTRSRKTAEIIAGNSLQSVKIIPSLREISLGEWDGVLIDEIRAKFPIQWQERGNNMEGYRPPGGESFADLATRVIPTFRTILDQVEQGPALIIGHAGVNRVILCHVLGMSLSNITRISQDYGNLNIIELDRGFMKLKLMNFGPI; this comes from the coding sequence ATGAACAAATCTCAAATATACTTGCTCAGACATGGAGAAGTTGACCGACACTATGCAGGACGATATGTCGGCCAGGTCGATGCGCCACTAAATGACAAGGGCGTCGAGCAAGCCAGGTATTGGCGACATCAGTTAGATGTATCTTCTTTCAGCCTAATTTACAGCAGCGACCTGACAAGAAGCCGCAAGACAGCAGAGATAATTGCAGGAAACAGCCTCCAATCAGTTAAAATTATCCCGAGTTTGAGAGAAATAAGTTTGGGAGAGTGGGATGGGGTCCTGATAGATGAAATCAGAGCCAAGTTCCCAATTCAATGGCAAGAAAGAGGGAATAACATGGAAGGTTATCGCCCTCCCGGTGGCGAGAGTTTTGCTGATCTTGCAACCAGAGTAATCCCCACTTTTAGAACCATACTAGATCAGGTCGAACAAGGCCCGGCGCTAATTATTGGACATGCGGGAGTAAACAGGGTTATTCTTTGCCATGTCCTGGGAATGTCTCTGTCAAATATAACTCGAATTTCTCAGGATTATGGGAATTTGAACATAATTGAACTTGATCGTGGGTTCATGAAATTGAAACTCATGAACTTCGGGCCAATATAA